A single genomic interval of Nostoc commune NIES-4072 harbors:
- a CDS encoding ABC transporter permease: protein MSVTPKSDINWQPLASPQADANPAPNFFGELVQETLALTRRLFIQLQRRPSTLVAGIIQPVMWLVLFGALFQNAPKGLFGSTTNYGQFLAAGVIVFTAFAGALNAGLPVMFDREFGFLNRLLVAPLASRFSIVFASAIFIISQSLLQAGVIVAAAAFIGAGLPDATGLFAIALIVFLLALGVTAISLGLAFALPGHIELIAVIFVTNLPLLFASTALAPLSFMPQWLQVVATLNPLSYAIEPIRYLYLHSSWELSSVVMQAPWGDVTFGGALLVLFGFAVVALLSIQPQLRRTLA, encoded by the coding sequence ATGAGCGTTACTCCTAAATCTGATATCAATTGGCAGCCCTTAGCATCGCCACAAGCAGATGCTAATCCTGCACCTAACTTTTTCGGTGAATTGGTACAAGAGACGTTGGCTTTAACTCGTCGCTTGTTTATTCAATTGCAACGGCGTCCCTCCACATTGGTTGCCGGAATTATTCAGCCGGTGATGTGGTTGGTGCTATTTGGTGCATTATTTCAAAATGCCCCCAAGGGATTGTTTGGCAGTACGACAAATTACGGTCAATTTTTGGCTGCTGGAGTAATTGTGTTTACAGCCTTTGCTGGGGCGCTGAATGCTGGTTTGCCCGTAATGTTTGACCGCGAGTTCGGCTTTTTGAATCGTTTGCTGGTAGCACCGTTAGCATCACGGTTTTCTATTGTCTTTGCTTCAGCAATCTTTATCATCAGCCAAAGTTTGCTGCAAGCAGGCGTAATTGTTGCAGCAGCAGCGTTTATTGGGGCTGGACTACCAGATGCAACGGGTTTATTTGCGATCGCTCTAATTGTCTTTCTCTTAGCTTTGGGTGTAACAGCCATCTCCCTTGGTTTAGCTTTCGCTCTACCCGGACACATTGAATTAATTGCAGTGATTTTCGTCACTAACCTACCATTATTGTTTGCCAGTACAGCTTTGGCTCCTTTATCCTTCATGCCTCAATGGTTGCAGGTTGTAGCTACTCTAAATCCTCTCAGCTATGCGATCGAACCCATTCGCTATCTGTATCTCCACAGTAGTTGGGAACTAAGTAGCGTAGTCATGCAAGCTCCTTGGGGTGATGTTACCTTTGGGGGAGCCTTGCTGGTATTATTTGGCTTTGCCGTTGTCGCCTTACTGAGTATTCAACCCCAACTGCGGCGAACTCTTGCTTAA
- a CDS encoding peroxiredoxin, giving the protein MPLAVGTDAPAFTAKDTNGNTVSLSDLRGKTVVLYFYPKDDTPGCTKQACSFRDAQSQYQGKDIVILGVSADDEVSHQAFTQKYDLNFPLLADTDKSLIKAFDVDGGGYAKRVTYVIDPNGKITHVDTSVNTTTHASDVLAALGL; this is encoded by the coding sequence ATGCCTCTAGCAGTTGGTACGGATGCACCTGCATTTACCGCTAAAGATACAAACGGCAACACAGTCTCGTTATCTGATTTAAGGGGAAAGACTGTTGTTTTGTATTTTTACCCCAAAGATGACACGCCAGGTTGCACCAAACAAGCCTGTAGTTTTCGGGATGCCCAGTCTCAATATCAAGGTAAAGATATTGTTATCTTGGGAGTCAGTGCTGATGATGAAGTCTCCCATCAGGCATTCACCCAAAAATATGATTTGAATTTTCCCCTACTGGCTGACACCGACAAATCCCTCATCAAAGCTTTCGATGTGGATGGCGGTGGTTATGCCAAGCGCGTCACCTACGTAATTGACCCCAACGGCAAAATTACCCATGTTGACACTAGTGTAAATACCACTACCCATGCTAGCGATGTTTTAGCTGCACTTGGGCTGTAG
- a CDS encoding Npun_F0494 family protein encodes MPAVDSQNPNIFVYPQSTVDRAERSLVCSPFNLSLFEVMGHQSVSLTAIALENGLKQGYTKRPLSELACDNALGWLIQVGVLRREVDGQGITDSFRLTPLGRQLVEQYQGKNWRTPSWRDRLSDAVIRWLRIPF; translated from the coding sequence ATGCCTGCTGTTGATTCCCAAAACCCAAATATTTTTGTCTATCCTCAAAGCACAGTAGACAGAGCCGAGCGATCGCTAGTGTGTTCACCCTTCAATTTATCTTTATTTGAAGTCATGGGACACCAGAGTGTGTCATTAACTGCGATCGCCTTAGAAAATGGCCTCAAGCAGGGCTATACAAAACGCCCTTTATCAGAATTAGCCTGTGACAACGCCTTGGGCTGGCTGATTCAAGTGGGTGTATTACGGCGAGAAGTCGATGGTCAGGGGATTACAGATAGTTTTCGCCTCACTCCCTTGGGTCGCCAGTTGGTAGAACAATATCAGGGAAAAAATTGGCGGACACCTTCATGGCGCGATCGTTTATCCGATGCTGTGATTCGTTGGTTACGGATACCTTTTTAG